The genomic region CCGTCTACGCGACCCGCATCGACAAGTAGCGCCCGGCCCGACGCCGGGCCGGGCGCTACCGGGCCGGGTGGCCCAGGCCGGTGCGGCCCATCCCGGCGCGGCCCAGTCCCGGCCAGCGCGCCCCACGGCCCCACTCCGGCCCCATCCCCCACGTCGACGACGACCCACGCGCCGCGGCGCGTCGGTCGCTGGTCGTCGGTCGCTGGTCGTCGCGCCCACGGGCCGCGCAGGGGGTCTGCCGGGCAGGGGGCCGTGCCGTGCGGGGCGCCGTGCCGAGCGGGGCGGCCGGTCAGTCGAGGTGGCTCTGGACGGCCTGCAACGCCTCGGCGACGGTGACGGCGGTGCGGATCACCGCGGCGCGCGGCCACGGGTCGGCGCGCGCGGCCATCGCCCGGTGGATGGCCACCGTGGCCTCGGACGGGTCGGGGCCGGCGGCCATGCGCCGGGCGATGCGGGCCGCGGCGACCTCGGGCGCGGTCACGCAGTGCAGCTCCACCAGGTCCGCGCAGACGTCGGCGGCGACCGCCGCGGCGGCGTCGCGGTGGCGCGCGCTCGACCAGGAGGCATCGAGGACCACGCTCTCCCCCCGGCACAGCGCCGCGCGGGCCCGGCGCAGCATCTCGGCGTAGGTCGCGTCGGTGATCTCCGGGGCGTAGCGGCCGACGCCGAACTGGGCGTCGAACCCCCCGGCATCGGCGTCGGCACCGGCATCGGCGGCCGGCGGCGCCGTGTCGGCGGCGGGCTGCTGGTGCGGGGCTTCGGCGGGCGGCTCGCCCACGAGCTCCTGGCGGATGATGTCCGAGCGCAGCAGCACCCAGCCGTCGCCGACCTCGGCCAGCCGACTGGCCAGTGTCGTCTTGCCGGTGCCGGGCAGCCCGCCGACGACGACCAGGCGGACGCGCCCGGCCCGCAGGTGGCGGTGGGCGACGGCGAGCAGCCGGCGGGCGTTCTCCGCGGCGTCGGGATCCCCCTGGCCGCCGCGGATGCAGGCCACCTTCGCCCGCACGAACGCCCGGTAGGCCACGTAGAAGTGCTGCAGGGACCGGGGATGCACCTCGCCGCTGAACTCGCGGTAGGCCTCCAGGAACTCGGCGGCCTCCTCGGGGGCGCCGAGCCGCTCCAGGTCCATGGCGAGGAAGGCGACGTCGCCGAGGACGTCGCCGAAGCGCAGCCGCGGGTCGAACTCGATGCAGTCGAGGATGCGGGGGCCGTCGTCGAGGCAGAAGATGTCGTCGGCGAGCAGATCGCCGTGGCCGTCGCGGATCCAGCCGGCCCGGGTGCGTTCGGCGAGCAGCTCGGCGCGGCCGGCGAGGTAGCGCAGCGCCAGGCGGCCGATGTCGTCGACGACCGCGGCGTCGAGCTGGGTGCCGCGGTAGGCGGCGATGCCAGCCATCCCCTCGCGCCACAGGTCCTCCAGGGTGGCCTGTTCCCCCGCGGTGGCGATCAGCGGGGACGTCTCGCACCGCTGGTGGAACACCGCCAGCGCCCGGGCGACCGAACGCAGCGCCGGGCCGAGCAGGTGGCCGCGGCGCACCAGGGTCGACAGCCGACGGCTGGTCGGCATCCGCCGCATGACGACGAGATGGTCGATCACCTCGCCGGAGTCGTCGCGCAGGTCGGCGACGCCGAGGTAGACGTCGGGGGCGAGGCGGCGGTTGAGCGCCACCTCCGCCAGGCACACCGCCTCCCGGGTCCGCCGGTCGGTGAAGTCGAGGAATCCCAGGTTGACGGGCTTCTTGCGCTTGTAGACCCGGTCGGCGGTCAGATACAGCACGGCGCTGTGCGTCTCGCGGGTCTCGGTGGCGGCGAGTTCGGCCAGTGACGGGGCCGGTAGTCGGGGGGGCACGGACGCGCCGGCGGAGGGCCCCGGCCAGGTCGGCGCCGTCTCGCCGCCCGGCCTGGTGTCGCCCGGCCTGGTCGCGGCCGATGGGGCGCCGGCCGGGGAGGCGCCCGGCGCGGCGATGCCGGCTGACGCGATACCGGCTGACTCGATACCGGCTGACTCGATACCGGCTGACTCGATACCGGCTGACTCGATACCGGCTGAGGAGATGCCGGCTGGGGAGGTGTCGGCCGAGGAGGCGCCCGGCGGCGAGCTGCCGGGCGGTGAGCTACCGGCCGACGACGTGCCGGTCGGCGACGGGCTGGCGGCGTCGCGACTGTCGCCGGCCCCTGCGCCGGGCAGGGCATCCCGCACATACTGGACGGTCATGGCCTCTCCCGGAGTTGCGTGAAAGTCTCACGATCCTGACGGTCGACGCCCCGTTCCACCGTCGAACAGTCGAACACAGGCGTTCGATGGTTCTCCTTCGTCATGCTCGCCGTCCGTAGGCGATCTCACGACCGCCAGAGGTTGCCTACCCGGGGGACGTTCGGACCACCCTCGGTGGACATCCGTCCCGGATCAGGGCCGTGCCCTGCACGCCCGGCCACACCGGCCGAGTCTGGGGGCCCCTCGGCCGGCAGGCGGGGCGACCCTCAGCGGTCCTCGAACTGGCGCAGGAACGCCACCCGCTCGGCGCTCGCCCGGTCGACCGCGGCCTCGGCCCGGGCGAAGGCGTCGTCGTCGACTAACAGCTCCCCGCAGTACCGGTCGACGAGTCCGGCGAGGGTCAGCAGGATCGTGCGCAGCTCGGCCGGGGTCGCCGCGATCCACGGCCAGGTATTCTCCCGCATTCCGTGAACCGCGTGCAGAATGTCCTGGACGCTGAGCGCGCGTGGCCGGGGTGCCAGCAGGCCGTGGACTGCCGGCGGGGAATCGGCCGACCACATCCCGATCCTGGCGCCGAGCGCCCAGGACGTCCACGGATCGCAGGCGACGTCGAACATTCGTCGGCCGCCCCGGAACTGTACGTGCCAACAGGTCCGTTTGGCGAGGAAAAGGCCGTACTTCTCGGCCAGCGGCTCCAGAATCTCCATCGCCGCCAGGTCGAACTCGGCGCCGGCTCGCCCGCCGGCTCGCCCGCCGGCGCCGTCGTCGCCGTGCTCGTGTCGCATCGCCAGCCACCTCAGCCTTCCGGTCCGAGCCCCCGCCGATCGGTTGCGCGGGCCGGCGGGGCACGCCTGCGTCGCCGGGCCGCGCCAGCGACGCCGACGGCTTTGAGAACCCGCGCTGAACTGTAGAAGACAACCGGGGATCGTGTAACGGAAACCGAGCCGCTTGTCCCCGGGATCGTAGATTGTTGGCCCGTCCGACCAGGGCCGCGCAGGTCAGCCGCTCCCGGAAATCCGAAACGGGACGACAAACAGGTCACGAGTCGACGGGGTTGACCTCTGAACGACAAAGAGAACCGCAGGTCAGCCGATCGAAGCAGTACCACGAAAACCGACGGTGACCCAGCGGGGACGCATCGCCGGCGACAGGACAACCCGACGGTTCCACCACGGACGGGCCATCTGGAGACCACGAAGGACCCACAGACCATCTCGACCGGGCGGGCATCCCTGCCGAGCGCCGCGCGCGGGCAACCAGCCCGGCGACCGACGGCGGGCCGCAGGTCACGCCCCCGACAGTCGCAGGTCGTGCACCGGACAGCGGACGGGGGGCAAACGGTGGTCACGCGCCGGGGCGACCTCGGTAGCATCGCCGCAATCACCGCGCCGGCGCGCCTGCGGGCGAGCCGCCGACCAGGTCCGCGGCCCGCCTCGGACGGGCCGGGCGCGGCGCCCGGCCGGAGAGCCGGACCCGCACACCCTGGGAGCACCGATGACCTCGCCATGGCAACCGCAGGACCAGCCGCACGGCTACCAGGGGCAGCCTGAGCACCCCGACCAGAAGCCCGCCGCCCAGGGCCAGCCCGGATACCCCGAGCAGCCGCCACCCGGCTACCAGCAGGGCTATCCGCATCAGCAGGGCTACCCGGGCCAGGACGGCTATCCGAGCCCGCCTCCCGGCTACCAGGGGCAGCCCGGCTACGAGGGACAGCCCGGCTACCAGAACCAGCCCGGCTATCA from Frankia alni ACN14a harbors:
- a CDS encoding bifunctional aminoglycoside phosphotransferase/ATP-binding protein, producing MTVQYVRDALPGAGAGDSRDAASPSPTGTSSAGSSPPGSSPPGASSADTSPAGISSAGIESAGIESAGIESAGIESAGIASAGIAAPGASPAGAPSAATRPGDTRPGGETAPTWPGPSAGASVPPRLPAPSLAELAATETRETHSAVLYLTADRVYKRKKPVNLGFLDFTDRRTREAVCLAEVALNRRLAPDVYLGVADLRDDSGEVIDHLVVMRRMPTSRRLSTLVRRGHLLGPALRSVARALAVFHQRCETSPLIATAGEQATLEDLWREGMAGIAAYRGTQLDAAVVDDIGRLALRYLAGRAELLAERTRAGWIRDGHGDLLADDIFCLDDGPRILDCIEFDPRLRFGDVLGDVAFLAMDLERLGAPEEAAEFLEAYREFSGEVHPRSLQHFYVAYRAFVRAKVACIRGGQGDPDAAENARRLLAVAHRHLRAGRVRLVVVGGLPGTGKTTLASRLAEVGDGWVLLRSDIIRQELVGEPPAEAPHQQPAADTAPPAADAGADADAGGFDAQFGVGRYAPEITDATYAEMLRRARAALCRGESVVLDASWSSARHRDAAAAVAADVCADLVELHCVTAPEVAAARIARRMAAGPDPSEATVAIHRAMAARADPWPRAAVIRTAVTVAEALQAVQSHLD